From one Bordetella genomosp. 9 genomic stretch:
- a CDS encoding LysR substrate-binding domain-containing protein: protein MHKLRNILGPLRVLDAVNRTGGVARAAQSLHVTPGAVSHQIRALEAALDTRLCRKEGREAVLTPSGMQLATRVAELFDRVEEAVHEATSLGRTRRVRLKVIPSFAIKWLMPRLATFYASHADIDLEVATVTRADDVSLGDADFVVRRGHGQWPGTHAEALFDDVLTLACAPSMAAAIHHPRDVLEHKLLHSMIAPTSWDAWLAQQGLPAADARLVPLANAALCLQAAVQGAGIALTQQAYMREELALGMLARPLDVAMRSGESYYLVSAPGTLDIKPCAEFAAWVRSVA, encoded by the coding sequence ATGCATAAGTTGCGCAATATCCTGGGACCGCTGCGCGTGCTGGACGCGGTCAATCGCACCGGCGGCGTCGCGCGCGCGGCGCAGAGCCTGCACGTCACGCCCGGCGCCGTCAGCCACCAGATCCGCGCGCTGGAGGCCGCGCTGGATACGCGGCTGTGCCGCAAGGAAGGACGCGAAGCCGTCCTGACGCCCAGCGGCATGCAGCTGGCCACCCGCGTGGCGGAACTGTTCGATCGCGTGGAAGAAGCCGTGCACGAGGCCACGTCGCTGGGCAGGACGCGGCGTGTGCGGCTGAAGGTCATTCCCAGTTTCGCCATCAAGTGGTTGATGCCGCGCCTGGCCACCTTCTATGCGTCCCATGCCGACATCGACCTGGAGGTGGCCACGGTCACGCGCGCCGACGATGTCAGCCTGGGCGATGCGGATTTCGTGGTGCGGCGCGGCCATGGGCAGTGGCCCGGCACGCACGCCGAAGCGCTGTTCGACGACGTGCTGACGCTGGCCTGCGCGCCATCGATGGCCGCCGCCATCCATCATCCGCGCGACGTGCTGGAACACAAGCTCCTGCATTCGATGATCGCGCCGACCAGCTGGGACGCGTGGCTGGCGCAGCAGGGATTGCCGGCGGCGGACGCCCGCCTGGTGCCGCTGGCGAATGCGGCGCTATGCCTGCAGGCGGCCGTGCAGGGCGCGGGCATCGCGCTGACGCAGCAGGCCTATATGCGTGAGGAGCTGGCGCTGGGCATGCTGGCGCGTCCGCTGGACGTGGCCATGCGCAGCGGGGAGTCCTATTACCTGGTCAGTGCGCCGGGCACGCTGGACATCAAGCCTTGCGCGGAATTCGCGGCGTGGGTGCGGTCGGTGGCGTAA
- a CDS encoding Bug family tripartite tricarboxylate transporter substrate binding protein: MKAIIFRRAATAAAAALALCVSAAHARDDYPARPLKMIVPFAAGSAADTLSRAVATQLATQLGQAVVVENKAGAGGTIGTMDIARAAPDGYTIGLAAQGTLITNQALYDKPGYDSLKDFTPIAVLADVANVLVVAPESPYTSVGALAQAIKAQPANKFSFSSSGVGTSHHIAGVVLGQYLGKPLMHVAYTGAPQGMVAIMSREVDMGLYNIPAALGLIRGGKLKPLAVTSLQRSPLMPDVPSLNESGMKDFEVTLWFGIIAPAGVPADRVARLHKELNAVMSQPAMRNKLTEQGYDVARTPLAPPTDFTALIRRDLDKWLPVLKTMKGGAQ, encoded by the coding sequence ATGAAAGCCATCATCTTTCGCCGCGCTGCAACAGCGGCCGCGGCGGCCTTGGCGCTGTGCGTCTCGGCGGCGCACGCGCGCGACGACTACCCCGCGCGTCCCTTGAAAATGATCGTGCCCTTCGCCGCCGGCAGCGCGGCGGATACCTTGTCGCGCGCGGTCGCCACCCAGTTGGCGACGCAGCTGGGCCAGGCCGTCGTCGTGGAAAACAAGGCGGGCGCGGGCGGCACGATAGGCACGATGGACATCGCCCGCGCGGCTCCCGACGGCTACACCATCGGGCTGGCCGCGCAAGGCACGCTGATCACCAACCAGGCGCTGTACGACAAGCCCGGCTACGACTCGCTGAAGGACTTCACGCCCATCGCGGTGCTGGCGGACGTGGCCAACGTGCTGGTGGTCGCGCCCGAGTCCCCCTACACGTCGGTCGGCGCGCTGGCCCAGGCCATCAAGGCCCAGCCCGCCAACAAGTTCAGTTTTTCTTCCAGCGGCGTCGGCACCAGCCACCACATCGCCGGCGTGGTGCTGGGCCAGTACCTGGGCAAGCCGCTCATGCATGTGGCCTACACCGGCGCGCCGCAGGGCATGGTGGCGATCATGAGCCGGGAAGTCGACATGGGCCTGTACAACATCCCGGCCGCGCTGGGCCTGATACGCGGCGGCAAGCTCAAGCCGCTGGCGGTGACCAGCCTGCAACGGTCGCCGCTGATGCCGGACGTGCCGTCGCTGAACGAGAGCGGCATGAAGGATTTCGAAGTCACGCTGTGGTTCGGCATCATCGCGCCGGCCGGCGTCCCGGCCGACCGCGTGGCCCGCCTGCACAAGGAACTGAATGCGGTGATGAGCCAGCCCGCGATGCGCAACAAGCTGACCGAGCAAGGCTATGACGTCGCCAGGACGCCGCTTGCGCCGCCGACGGATTTCACGGCGCTGATCCGCCGCGACCTGGACAAATGGCTGCCGGTCCTGAAGACGATGAAGGGAGGCGCGCAATGA
- a CDS encoding MmgE/PrpD family protein — protein MTVPDTDAAPGATIAQALAGFAVRTQLADIAPLALEHAKMSLASTIASASMGYRIPSAEIIRRLESGDAGAPQATLWFDGARLPVARAARVNAVASDAAASDDSDLRSIAHIGTIISTAALALAEWLKRPGRDVLAAMVLGYEVAGRMDESMTPGRMQRGFHGSVSTVFGAAVSAGRLLDLDEQAMTHAIALSATSIGGMALAADTSCSREYHAGMAAMAGIQAALAAGAGFQGDPRILEAPRGFLQAMGGQATEDIVRDLGASWDIVTDMAIKLMPGAHPFHAVAEAAATAARDHDVDPARVRSIVVSAAVQHTTFGGAAHPRNLVEAAHSVAYFVAASVVDRGFGWDNLSPAKMADPRIAALQDKVRYASEPPPLPDRFPHRHGGSVAIHMDDGSVHQATCRAARGAGARGIAWADVEDKYRQLAPRAGLDAGQVAHTWSMIRDLDHLDDVSLLARGLMLR, from the coding sequence ATGACGGTGCCGGATACCGATGCCGCTCCGGGCGCGACGATCGCACAGGCGCTGGCCGGGTTCGCGGTCCGCACGCAGCTCGCCGACATCGCGCCGCTGGCGCTGGAGCATGCCAAGATGAGCCTGGCCAGCACCATCGCCAGCGCGTCCATGGGCTATCGCATCCCCTCGGCGGAAATCATCCGCCGGCTGGAAAGCGGCGACGCCGGCGCGCCGCAGGCCACGCTCTGGTTCGACGGCGCGCGGCTGCCCGTGGCCCGAGCGGCACGCGTCAACGCCGTGGCCAGCGACGCCGCCGCGTCGGACGACAGCGACCTGCGCAGCATCGCCCATATCGGCACCATCATCAGCACGGCGGCGCTGGCGTTGGCCGAATGGCTGAAACGCCCCGGCCGCGACGTGCTGGCCGCCATGGTGCTGGGCTACGAGGTCGCCGGGCGCATGGACGAATCGATGACGCCGGGCCGCATGCAGCGCGGCTTCCACGGATCGGTGTCGACGGTGTTCGGCGCCGCCGTGTCCGCCGGGCGGCTGCTGGACCTGGACGAGCAGGCGATGACCCATGCCATCGCGTTGTCCGCGACCTCGATCGGCGGCATGGCGCTGGCGGCCGACACCAGTTGTTCGCGCGAGTACCACGCCGGCATGGCTGCCATGGCGGGCATCCAGGCCGCGTTGGCGGCGGGCGCCGGCTTCCAGGGCGACCCGCGTATCCTCGAAGCGCCGCGCGGCTTCCTGCAGGCCATGGGCGGGCAGGCGACCGAAGACATCGTGCGCGACCTGGGCGCATCCTGGGACATCGTGACGGACATGGCGATCAAGCTGATGCCCGGCGCCCATCCCTTCCACGCCGTCGCGGAGGCCGCCGCCACCGCGGCGCGCGACCATGACGTCGATCCTGCGCGCGTACGGAGCATCGTCGTATCCGCCGCGGTGCAGCACACCACCTTCGGCGGCGCGGCGCACCCGCGCAACCTGGTGGAAGCCGCCCACAGCGTCGCCTACTTCGTGGCCGCGTCCGTGGTCGATCGCGGATTCGGCTGGGACAACCTGAGCCCCGCGAAAATGGCCGATCCGCGCATCGCGGCGCTGCAGGACAAGGTGCGCTACGCCAGCGAACCGCCGCCCCTGCCCGACCGTTTCCCGCATCGCCACGGCGGCAGCGTCGCCATCCATATGGACGACGGCAGCGTGCACCAGGCCACCTGCCGCGCTGCGCGCGGCGCGGGTGCGCGCGGCATCGCGTGGGCCGACGTGGAGGACAAGTACCGCCAGCTCGCGCCCCGCGCCGGCCTGGACGCCGGCCAGGTGGCGCACACCTGGTCGATGATCCGCGACCTGGATCATCTGGACGATGTTTCGCTGCTGGCCCGCGGGCTCATGCTGCGCTGA
- a CDS encoding Bug family tripartite tricarboxylate transporter substrate binding protein: MLRFLIGCVAALMLAAPAAAADGFPSRPIVMLVAVAPGGTLDTLARQIASGLTTELGQSVVVENTTGAGGLIGYQRLMKSEPDGYTLMFSNMSLAIIPLLYPTSHVDPVRDLSPIGAVGTVPMVLSVSNRSGLTSLPEMLKRMRSGGPKLNFGSGGPGTTAHLAEGLFLHISKTQGELIQYRGSGPAIADLMAGTIDAVIDQTVTMMPLHKDKRIRAIAVSAPQRLPQMPDVPTFAEGGLPAFDLAIWNGVVAPKNTPKPVVDKLAAALSKVIDSPQYKDRIDQLAASIPTQAQRGPAPMAALLAKDVKEVASLAKQIGLTPQQ, encoded by the coding sequence ATGTTGCGATTCCTTATCGGCTGTGTCGCTGCCCTGATGCTGGCCGCGCCCGCCGCCGCCGCCGACGGCTTCCCTTCCCGGCCCATCGTCATGCTGGTGGCCGTGGCGCCCGGCGGCACGCTGGACACGCTGGCGCGCCAGATCGCCAGCGGGCTGACCACCGAACTGGGCCAATCCGTCGTGGTGGAGAACACCACCGGCGCCGGCGGCCTGATCGGCTACCAGCGCCTGATGAAATCGGAGCCCGACGGCTACACCCTGATGTTCAGCAATATGTCGCTGGCCATCATTCCCCTGCTCTATCCCACTTCCCACGTGGATCCGGTGCGTGACCTGAGTCCCATAGGCGCAGTGGGCACCGTGCCCATGGTGCTGTCCGTCAGCAACCGCAGCGGACTGACCAGCCTGCCCGAGATGCTCAAGCGCATGCGATCCGGTGGCCCCAAGCTGAACTTCGGCTCCGGCGGCCCCGGCACCACGGCGCATCTTGCGGAGGGCCTGTTCCTGCATATCTCCAAAACGCAGGGCGAGCTGATCCAGTATCGCGGCTCCGGCCCCGCCATTGCCGATCTGATGGCCGGCACCATCGACGCCGTGATCGACCAGACCGTCACCATGATGCCGCTGCACAAGGACAAGCGCATCCGCGCCATTGCCGTGTCCGCGCCGCAGCGCCTGCCGCAGATGCCCGACGTGCCGACATTCGCCGAAGGCGGCCTGCCGGCCTTCGACCTGGCGATCTGGAACGGCGTGGTGGCGCCGAAGAACACCCCCAAGCCGGTGGTCGACAAACTCGCGGCCGCGCTGTCGAAAGTGATAGACAGCCCGCAGTACAAGGATCGCATCGACCAGCTGGCCGCCAGCATTCCCACCCAGGCCCAACGCGGCCCGGCGCCCATGGCCGCGCTACTGGCCAAGGACGTCAAGGAAGTGGCGTCGCTGGCCAAACAGATCGGCCTGACGCCGCAGCAGTGA
- a CDS encoding NAD(P)-dependent oxidoreductase, protein MQSETYGFIGLGNMGGPMAGRLLDAGYGLAVYDTVAAAVQSLAGKGAAACTGGREVADKAETIFLSLPTPEIVQRVATDPDGLIAGSRVKRVVDLSTIGPRAAREISAALAKRGILYVDAPVSGGVGGARNGTLAIMAACPRDAYDALVPVLKHFGPTFYMGDKAGMGQSMKLANNLMSAAAVAITSEAMAMGVKAGLDAKTMLDVINSGSGRNTASQDKFPRAVLTGTFDIGFAARLAYKDVRLCVDEAEAIGVPMVVGSAVREMLVLAQAMCGENADYTHVAKAVETIAGVEIRQRESKSS, encoded by the coding sequence ATGCAATCGGAGACTTACGGATTCATCGGCCTGGGCAATATGGGCGGCCCCATGGCCGGACGCCTGCTCGACGCGGGCTACGGCCTGGCGGTGTACGACACGGTCGCCGCGGCCGTGCAAAGCCTGGCCGGCAAGGGGGCGGCCGCCTGCACCGGCGGCCGTGAGGTCGCCGACAAGGCCGAAACGATATTCCTGAGCCTGCCCACGCCGGAAATCGTGCAGCGCGTCGCCACGGATCCCGATGGCCTGATCGCGGGCAGCCGGGTCAAGCGCGTGGTGGACCTGTCCACCATCGGCCCGCGCGCGGCCAGGGAGATCAGCGCCGCGCTCGCCAAGCGCGGCATCCTGTACGTGGACGCGCCCGTCAGCGGCGGCGTCGGCGGCGCGCGCAACGGCACGCTGGCGATCATGGCGGCCTGCCCGCGCGACGCCTACGACGCGCTGGTTCCCGTGCTCAAGCATTTCGGCCCGACGTTCTACATGGGCGATAAAGCCGGCATGGGCCAGAGCATGAAGCTGGCCAACAACCTGATGTCGGCGGCGGCCGTCGCCATCACGTCCGAAGCCATGGCCATGGGCGTCAAGGCGGGCCTGGATGCCAAGACCATGCTGGACGTCATCAATTCCGGCTCGGGCCGCAACACCGCCAGCCAGGACAAGTTCCCACGCGCGGTGCTGACGGGTACCTTCGACATCGGTTTCGCCGCCAGGCTCGCCTACAAGGACGTGCGCCTGTGCGTGGACGAAGCCGAGGCCATCGGCGTACCCATGGTCGTCGGATCGGCGGTGCGCGAAATGCTGGTCCTGGCGCAAGCCATGTGCGGCGAGAACGCTGACTACACGCACGTCGCCAAGGCGGTGGAAACGATCGCCGGCGTGGAGATCCGGCAACGGGAAAGCAAGTCGTCGTAG
- a CDS encoding LysR family transcriptional regulator produces MELRQLETFIGIADAGAYSRAAMRLSISQPILSRRVKALEEELGVALFHRTGRGVLLTEAGVLLAQYARGIVESTRTAVTAVKASGAVPQGPVVIGMPASISAVLSVPLIQAFRRAVPGISLKFMEGYSGHVLEWLGNGLTDIAILYDAPRLNIPSLRAESLLTDELFLLGPRDDPAGVGAGPVQAARLSCLPMILPGRPHGVRVLVDEALAALGLEPNVEMEVDAMHAMLQLVESGLGYAVLSYSCVARQIAQGRMRIWRIAQPGITRSLLIAASTQRPSTKAVRILRTILRRQIQDMIARGSWAPDPAVFS; encoded by the coding sequence ATGGAACTACGACAGCTGGAAACCTTCATCGGCATCGCCGACGCGGGCGCCTATTCGCGGGCGGCGATGCGCCTGTCCATCAGCCAGCCCATCCTGAGCCGGCGCGTCAAGGCACTGGAAGAAGAACTGGGTGTCGCGCTGTTCCATCGCACGGGCCGAGGCGTCCTGCTGACGGAGGCCGGCGTGCTGCTCGCGCAATACGCGCGCGGCATCGTCGAAAGCACGCGCACCGCGGTGACCGCCGTGAAGGCGTCCGGCGCGGTGCCGCAGGGACCCGTGGTGATCGGCATGCCGGCGTCGATCTCGGCCGTGTTGTCCGTCCCGTTGATCCAGGCCTTTCGCCGCGCCGTGCCGGGCATATCGCTGAAGTTCATGGAAGGCTATAGCGGCCACGTGCTGGAGTGGCTGGGCAATGGCCTGACCGATATCGCGATCCTCTATGACGCGCCGCGGCTGAATATTCCTTCGCTGCGGGCCGAATCGCTGTTGACCGACGAGTTGTTCCTGCTGGGGCCGCGCGACGACCCGGCAGGCGTGGGCGCGGGGCCGGTGCAGGCGGCGCGGCTGAGCTGCCTGCCGATGATCCTGCCCGGCCGCCCCCACGGCGTGCGCGTGCTGGTCGACGAAGCCCTGGCGGCGCTGGGCCTGGAGCCCAATGTCGAGATGGAGGTCGACGCCATGCATGCCATGCTGCAACTGGTGGAAAGCGGGCTCGGCTATGCGGTGCTGTCCTATTCCTGCGTCGCGCGGCAGATCGCGCAGGGCCGCATGCGCATCTGGCGCATCGCCCAGCCCGGCATCACGCGCTCGCTGCTGATCGCCGCGTCCACGCAACGGCCATCGACCAAGGCGGTGCGGATACTGCGCACGATTTTGCGGCGGCAGATCCAGGATATGATCGCCCGCGGCAGCTGGGCGCCGGACCCGGCGGTGTTTTCCTGA
- a CDS encoding cupin domain-containing protein produces the protein MKVFHGRANGIPSEQRGPTFTGVVWADPVMPTMDNVGINNVFFSPGARTHWHTHEYGQVLHVTAGCGWICLDGQEPQMIRQGDVVWIGPNERHWHGAAADTYMVHMATSLGKADWQDAVTDTQYPTQRAAA, from the coding sequence ATGAAGGTATTTCACGGCAGGGCGAACGGCATTCCGTCGGAACAGCGCGGCCCTACGTTCACGGGCGTGGTGTGGGCGGATCCCGTCATGCCCACCATGGACAACGTCGGCATCAACAACGTGTTCTTTTCGCCGGGCGCGCGCACGCATTGGCATACGCACGAGTACGGCCAGGTGCTGCACGTCACGGCCGGCTGCGGCTGGATCTGTCTGGACGGCCAGGAGCCGCAGATGATCCGCCAGGGCGACGTGGTGTGGATCGGCCCCAACGAGCGGCACTGGCATGGCGCGGCGGCCGATACCTACATGGTCCATATGGCGACGTCGCTGGGCAAGGCCGATTGGCAGGATGCGGTGACCGACACGCAGTATCCCACGCAGCGCGCCGCCGCCTGA
- a CDS encoding carboxymuconolactone decarboxylase family protein — protein MANDELFQKGFQNRKTVLGAAHVEKSWNAADDFNRPMQKLVTEYCWGEIWGDDTLPFKTRSLVNLAMLTAMSQHHELASHVKGALRNGCTREEIRAVLLQAAIYCGVPLALAAFRVASEAIAAYEAEAARG, from the coding sequence ATGGCAAACGACGAGCTCTTTCAGAAAGGCTTCCAGAATCGCAAGACCGTGCTGGGTGCCGCCCACGTGGAGAAATCCTGGAACGCGGCCGACGATTTCAACCGCCCCATGCAGAAGCTGGTGACGGAATACTGCTGGGGCGAGATCTGGGGCGACGACACGCTGCCGTTCAAGACCCGCAGCCTGGTCAACCTGGCGATGCTCACGGCGATGAGCCAGCACCACGAGCTTGCATCGCACGTGAAGGGCGCGCTGCGCAACGGCTGCACGCGCGAGGAAATACGCGCCGTGCTGCTGCAGGCGGCGATCTATTGCGGCGTGCCGCTGGCGCTGGCGGCCTTCCGCGTCGCCAGCGAAGCCATCGCCGCCTACGAAGCCGAAGCGGCGCGCGGCTGA
- a CDS encoding tripartite tricarboxylate transporter substrate binding protein produces the protein MKKSVVLPFAALLYALLSATPTRADYPDRPLRMIVPFGAGGGVDALARPLARELSQILGQSVIVENKPSTNGQIGMAEVARAAPDGYTVVMSSAAYAITPAFYQDLPYDIRKDYAPVTILASNPLVLVASTHFKASTVQDMIAMARAKSGSVNFAAPGNSGIHFLAGELMGSVAAVKWTSVPYKGAGPAFPDLISGQVDVMFDNPASSLPFVQSGRLKLIATTGQQRLAAAGNAPTVAETLPGFDAANWFVLAAPAGTPPDRIQKLYDASTRAMRQPALVEFMDRNGIGAILSTPAEAAGYIQAEADKWSGVVRDNRLAVQ, from the coding sequence ATGAAGAAATCTGTTGTCTTGCCCTTCGCAGCACTGCTGTACGCCCTGCTGTCCGCCACGCCGACCCGGGCCGATTACCCCGACCGTCCCTTGCGCATGATCGTGCCGTTCGGGGCGGGCGGCGGCGTCGATGCGCTGGCGCGACCGCTGGCCCGGGAGTTGAGCCAGATACTGGGGCAGAGCGTCATCGTCGAGAACAAACCCAGCACTAACGGCCAGATCGGCATGGCCGAAGTCGCGCGGGCCGCCCCCGACGGCTACACGGTCGTGATGAGTTCGGCCGCCTACGCCATCACCCCGGCGTTCTACCAGGACCTGCCCTACGACATCCGCAAGGACTACGCGCCGGTGACCATACTGGCGTCCAATCCGCTGGTGCTGGTGGCATCCACGCATTTCAAGGCATCCACCGTGCAGGACATGATCGCCATGGCACGCGCCAAGTCCGGCTCGGTGAACTTTGCCGCGCCAGGCAACAGCGGCATCCACTTCCTGGCCGGCGAGTTGATGGGCAGCGTGGCCGCCGTCAAATGGACCAGCGTCCCGTACAAGGGAGCCGGGCCCGCCTTTCCTGACCTGATCAGCGGCCAGGTCGACGTCATGTTCGACAATCCCGCGTCGTCGCTGCCCTTCGTGCAGTCGGGCCGCCTGAAACTGATCGCGACCACCGGCCAGCAGCGGCTCGCGGCGGCAGGCAACGCGCCCACCGTCGCCGAAACGCTGCCGGGCTTCGACGCCGCCAATTGGTTCGTGCTGGCTGCGCCCGCCGGCACCCCGCCCGACCGCATCCAGAAGCTGTACGACGCCAGCACGCGCGCGATGCGCCAACCCGCCCTGGTCGAGTTCATGGATCGCAACGGCATCGGCGCCATCCTCAGCACGCCCGCGGAAGCCGCCGGCTATATCCAGGCCGAGGCCGACAAATGGAGCGGTGTCGTGCGCGACAACCGGCTGGCCGTCCAATAA
- a CDS encoding aldehyde dehydrogenase, with translation MQDLQMLCDGRWVNAQNGDWLETFNPYTGEAWARVPRAGVEDVDRAVRAARRAYVDPAWRNLTPTARGALLRRLGDLVARDADELAALETRDNGKLISEMRAQMRYMPQWYYYFGGLADKVEGRVIPIDKPDCFNFTWDEPLGVVAAITPWNSPLLLATWKLAPALAAGNTVVWKPSEHSTASALAFGRLFEEAGFPPGVVNIVSGLGSDIGEALVTHPDVAKVAFTGGDQTGQHVYEMAARGIKPVTLELGGKSANIVCADADLDNAVKGVVSGIFAATGQTCIAGSRVLVHRDIHDSFVDKLVAFARTARMGDPALPDTQIGPVTTQAQLKKILDYIDIARAGGARCVLGGTPGSRPECGRGWFVEPTIFCDVHPDMRIAQEEVFGPVLCVIPFDDDDEAVRIANDTRYGLAAGLWTRDMGRALNLSRRLEAGTVWVNTYRATSFLSPFGGYKRSGIGRESGLSAIREYLQEKSVWISTGGDVPNPFVMR, from the coding sequence ATGCAGGATCTGCAAATGCTTTGCGACGGCCGCTGGGTGAATGCCCAGAACGGCGACTGGCTGGAGACCTTCAATCCCTATACGGGCGAAGCCTGGGCGCGGGTGCCGCGCGCGGGCGTGGAAGACGTCGACCGCGCCGTGCGGGCGGCAAGGCGTGCCTACGTCGACCCGGCCTGGCGCAACCTGACGCCCACCGCGCGCGGCGCCCTGCTGCGCCGCCTGGGCGACCTGGTGGCGCGCGACGCCGACGAACTGGCCGCGCTCGAAACCCGCGACAACGGCAAACTGATCTCCGAAATGCGCGCCCAGATGCGCTATATGCCGCAGTGGTACTACTACTTCGGCGGCCTGGCCGACAAGGTGGAAGGCCGCGTCATTCCCATCGACAAGCCCGACTGCTTCAACTTCACCTGGGACGAGCCGCTGGGCGTGGTCGCCGCCATCACGCCATGGAATTCGCCGCTGCTGTTGGCGACCTGGAAGCTGGCGCCCGCGCTGGCGGCCGGCAATACCGTAGTCTGGAAGCCGTCCGAACACTCCACCGCATCGGCGCTGGCCTTCGGCCGCCTGTTCGAGGAAGCCGGCTTTCCACCGGGCGTGGTCAATATCGTCAGCGGCCTGGGCAGCGACATCGGTGAGGCCCTGGTCACCCACCCCGACGTCGCCAAGGTGGCTTTCACCGGCGGAGACCAGACCGGGCAGCACGTGTACGAAATGGCCGCGCGCGGCATCAAGCCCGTCACGCTGGAGCTGGGCGGCAAGTCCGCCAACATCGTCTGCGCCGACGCCGACCTGGACAACGCCGTCAAAGGCGTGGTCTCCGGCATCTTCGCGGCCACGGGGCAGACCTGCATCGCCGGTTCGCGCGTGCTGGTGCATCGGGACATCCACGACAGCTTCGTAGACAAGCTCGTCGCCTTCGCCCGCACGGCGCGCATGGGCGATCCCGCGCTGCCCGACACCCAGATCGGCCCGGTCACCACGCAGGCGCAGCTGAAGAAAATCCTGGACTACATCGACATCGCCCGCGCCGGCGGCGCGCGCTGCGTGCTGGGCGGCACGCCGGGCAGCCGCCCCGAATGCGGCCGCGGATGGTTCGTCGAGCCCACCATCTTCTGCGACGTGCATCCCGACATGCGCATCGCGCAGGAAGAGGTGTTCGGGCCGGTGTTGTGCGTCATTCCCTTCGATGACGACGACGAGGCCGTGCGCATCGCCAACGACACCCGCTACGGCCTGGCGGCCGGGCTATGGACGCGCGACATGGGGCGCGCCCTGAACCTGTCGCGCCGCCTGGAAGCCGGCACGGTATGGGTCAACACCTACCGGGCGACCAGCTTTCTTTCGCCGTTCGGCGGCTATAAACGTTCGGGCATAGGCCGTGAAAGCGGGCTATCGGCGATCCGCGAATACCTGCAGGAAAAAAGCGTATGGATAAGCACGGGCGGGGACGTGCCCAATCCCTTCGTCATGCGTTAG
- a CDS encoding GntR family transcriptional regulator — MKAAVAAPEGDFKVPRAASVLRHSVTESIRNAILVGRFAPGERLPERELCEMTGVSRTLVREALRQLESEGLIHVIPHRGPVVDRLSPEQAEGIYQVREELEGLACQLFAEHASDAQRKALQDAFQALKRAMTHGTALEKLTAKNFFYQQLLDGAGNEALTTTLRLLNSRVMLLRSTSMQAPGRSKKSLAELADVIDAIAARDGKAARRAGSLHVRNAAKVAIEILRQGDEAAEEESAAAT; from the coding sequence ATGAAAGCTGCCGTTGCCGCGCCCGAAGGCGATTTCAAAGTGCCGCGTGCCGCATCCGTACTGCGGCACAGCGTTACCGAAAGCATACGCAACGCCATCCTGGTGGGGCGCTTCGCACCTGGCGAGCGACTGCCGGAACGCGAGCTCTGCGAGATGACCGGGGTCAGCCGTACCCTGGTGCGGGAAGCGCTGCGGCAGCTGGAATCGGAGGGCCTGATCCACGTGATCCCGCATCGCGGACCGGTGGTCGACAGGCTTTCGCCCGAACAGGCCGAAGGCATCTACCAGGTGCGGGAAGAACTGGAAGGCCTGGCTTGCCAGCTCTTCGCCGAACATGCCAGCGACGCGCAACGCAAGGCGCTGCAGGATGCCTTCCAGGCACTCAAGCGCGCGATGACGCACGGGACCGCGCTGGAAAAGCTGACGGCCAAGAACTTCTTCTACCAGCAGCTGCTGGACGGCGCCGGCAACGAGGCGCTGACCACGACGCTGCGGCTGCTGAACTCCCGCGTCATGCTGCTGCGTTCGACGTCGATGCAGGCGCCGGGACGGTCGAAGAAAAGCCTGGCCGAACTGGCGGACGTCATCGACGCCATCGCGGCGCGGGACGGCAAGGCCGCCCGGCGCGCGGGCAGCCTGCACGTGCGCAACGCGGCGAAGGTTGCCATCGAGATCCTGCGGCAAGGGGATGAGGCGGCCGAAGAGGAATCCGCCGCCGCGACGTAA